tataattttatatttatttattctccTAACTAATATGCAAAATAATAAAGTTCAGGACCCAcaatttttataaatttaaaagcTTAAACTCAAAATTATAAGATCACCActtcaaaattattttaaattttgtagGAAGCCCCCTCCATAGGACCTTAAGAATTGTGATATGGAGCTCTAGGTCTAATGAAGCCAAAAAAATGTTATAGGATAAGATTTTAGCTGCTACAATTGAGGTGAGGCTATAACTAACTTAAGCTTTTTTTCTACCACTGGTTAATCATATGAAACTTTTATATTCTCaccaattaatttttattttattttatatgtatttgttCTGCTGAATTGAATATGCAAACTCAAAACTTTCAACAGACAGGAAACTTCAAAAACTTAAACTTAAAATTGAGAGACCCTAAAAATCTCAACAACATCCAATAAAATTTTGTAGTTGTAGGAAGCCCCCATTCCATAGGACCTCAAGGGTTATAATTCAGAGCTTCAAAATACTCAAGGGTGTTCTGCCATAATAGAACAGTCGAACTCTTCCAATACTCCATGATTGACATTAGCgaagcgatttccttcattatgccaTCAGAAGGCATGGccgaagaaagaaaatgaaatacaggCGATTCAACAGTCAGTTACGCACCAAAATTCAAGGCTAAATACTATAATACATGATTTGAAGGACAGTGAAATCTTCAATGCACCATCACAGTCTTGCCATTGCTGAAATAGGGTTTGGAATTGGAAGCATATGAGGATGTCATTAGACTGAAATTGGCGGCAAAGCCGTCTGAATCTTTCAATTTATTAATAATCTCCTCAAATTGTTGTGGATCGCAGGGGATAGTAAGAGGCCCTGTGTCATATTCAAAGCCAAATTCCTCCTCTGCCATGCGCAGAAGATCTTTAAACACAGGCTGCTTCAGATAATCCACCGGAAAAACAAATCGCCTCCGCCGTAGATCCTCCCTGACGGCATAAACCGCCAGGTGACCTCTCGGGACAAAATTTCCCGACCGACGCCTTTCAATCTGgttctcctcttcctcctcctgGTCGATGGAGCGGCGGAGAAGTTTAAATGAGAGTGTTTTCTTCAGACTTCCAAGCCTCTGCAACTTCTTTGTTATCTGCTTTATCTTTTCCAGACTTTGGCTTCTCTCCATTACTGATCTACACA
This genomic stretch from Cryptomeria japonica chromosome 8, Sugi_1.0, whole genome shotgun sequence harbors:
- the LOC131074605 gene encoding protein SMALL AUXIN UP-REGULATED RNA 51, coding for MPQPVARFQRHHLCRTSPAFSDAYNQLLLYTLLHYKAPSSNLRSSENIYTELCRSVMERSQSLEKIKQITKKLQRLGSLKKTLSFKLLRRSIDQEEEEENQIERRRSGNFVPRGHLAVYAVREDLRRRRFVFPVDYLKQPVFKDLLRMAEEEFGFEYDTGPLTIPCDPQQFEEIINKLKDSDGFAANFSLMTSSYASNSKPYFSNGKTVMVH